A section of the Phaseolus vulgaris cultivar G19833 chromosome 8, P. vulgaris v2.0, whole genome shotgun sequence genome encodes:
- the LOC137826523 gene encoding uncharacterized protein, giving the protein MNPSKTNNTSIDIEPCNRRVSFAENHPNEELPPHQFSPINNTLPLLLQPSYARSKSMIFDELRNFRISLKWCALDHSSCVGKLISYVTFIFFTIIVPLLTSIFVEVPSSAPEDDPFSFNKLVQLPESGLAIISFFTISSFFRRYGLRQLLFLDALQEDTVYVRRGYTRELEKAFRYLTYIILPSFLVELVHKIIFFSAVKISTPGITPGFPLNSIVFVLVLVCWVYRTGVFLLLCVLFRLTCELQKLRFEGVHKLFEGCGSEAGVIFKEHVRIRRQLWVTSHRYRFFIIGSLVTITVSHLGALLLVLASKSDKTFFNSGDLVICSAVQLSGFFLCILGAARITHRAQGIVAIATRWHMLVTTASAESEHCKTQVSEGLASDSDSDDSSNIHVSVIPQLSSFQTRQTLITYLQHNHGGITVYGYSLDRGLLHTLFAFEFSLVLWILSKVIVLSK; this is encoded by the exons ATGAATCCCTCCAAAACCAACAACACAAGCATTGACATTGAACCCTGCAACAGAAGAGTGTCTTTTGCTGAAAACCACCCAAATGAAGAACTTCCACCCCACCAGTTCTCACCCATAAATAACACTCTTCCCTTGCTCCTACAGCCATCATACGCGAGATCAAAGTCCATGATCTTCGATGAACTGCGAAACTTTCGCATCAGCCTCAAGTGGTGTGCCCTTGACCACTCTTCATGCGTTGGAAAACTAATATCCTACGTGactttcatcttcttcaccaTCATTGTTCCTCTTCTCACCTCTATCTTCGTTGAAGTCCCTTCCTCCGCTCCAGAAGATGACCCCTTCTCCTTCAACAAGCTTGTTCAACTGCCCGAATCTGGCCTCGCCATTATTTCCTTCTTTACAATCTCCAGTTTCTTCAGAAG GTATGGCCTTAGGCAGCTTCTGTTCCTAGACGCTTTGCAAGAAGACACGGTTTATGTTCGACGCGGGTACACACGGGAGCTTGAGAAGGCTTTCAGATACTTGACATACATAATCCTACCCTCCTTCTTGGTGGAGCTTGTCCacaagataatatttttttcagcaGTGAAGATTTCAACCCCAGGCATAACACCTGGGTTCCCTCTCAACTCAATTGTGTTTGTGTTGGTGCTGGTGTGTTGGGTTTACAGAACTGGGGTGTTCCTGTTATTGTGTGTGCTCTTCAGACTCACGTGTGAGCTTCAGAAGCTGAGGTTTGAAGGGGTACACAAGCTGTTTGAAGGGTGTGGGTCTGAGGCAGGGGTGATATTCAAAGAGCATGTGAGGATCAGGAGGCAGTTGTGGGTTACAAGTCATAGGTATAGATTCTTCATAATTGGATCTCTAGTTACCATCACTGTTAGTCACTTGGGTGCTCTGCTCCTGGTTTTGGCTTCCAAATCTGATAAGACCTTCTTCAATTCTGGTGACCTTGTG ATTTGTTCAGCAGTGCAATTAAGTGGGTTCTTCTTGTGCATTTTGGGAGCAGCAAGAATCACACACAGAGCACAAGGAATAGTCGCAATTGCCACAAGATGGCACATGCTGGTGACTACTGCATCTGCTGAATCAGAGCATTGCAAAACGCAGGTGTCTGAGGGCCTCGCTAGTGACTCTGATTCTGATGATTCCTCCAACATACACGTATCTGTCATCCCACAACTTTCATCTTTCCAAACCCGACAAACTTTAA TAACATATTTACAGCACAATCACGGGGGAATAACGGTGTATGGGTATTCACTTGATCGAGGATTGCTTCATACTCTATTTGCCTTCGAGTTCTCTCTAGTGCTATGGATTCTTAGTAAGGTGATTGTGTTGTCCAAATAA